The Oscillospiraceae bacterium genome includes a region encoding these proteins:
- a CDS encoding RNA-binding S4 domain-containing protein — translation MEKERITFTLRDGEDFITLQNLLKVENIVATGGEAKYVIVDGLVQVNGECESRRGRKLRSGDVVTFEDYEITVE, via the coding sequence ATGGAAAAAGAACGAATCACATTTACTCTGCGGGATGGTGAAGATTTTATCACCCTGCAAAATCTTTTAAAGGTGGAAAACATCGTTGCCACCGGCGGCGAAGCAAAATATGTAATTGTGGACGGACTGGTGCAGGTGAACGGTGAATGTGAAAGCCGTCGCGGCAGAAAGCTCCGTTCCGGTGACGTGGTAACCTTTGAAGACTACGAAATCACCGTAGAATAG